The Streptomyces sp. NBC_01275 genome has a segment encoding these proteins:
- a CDS encoding LAETG motif-containing sortase-dependent surface protein — protein sequence MSLSRRTAARSVRILGVTAASAALAIGAAGSALACTIGDFSAAATCDGAKGVITVTDKDASGVPAVVTVFLENNGADARKVGELTVEGKGATISFAEDWAPNAEYRVHVVATKGKKVLVDEDITPNLTTPSKACQTEDTTSPSPSSSPSDTPPSDDESTPADTGSPTPSDTASDSAAPAPSASNAPSAAAQESNLAETGANSNTGLIAGIAAALVVVGGGAVFFGMRRRGSSNR from the coding sequence GTGTCCCTATCTCGACGTACCGCCGCCCGTTCGGTGCGCATCCTCGGTGTCACCGCCGCCTCGGCCGCCCTCGCGATCGGCGCCGCCGGCAGCGCGCTGGCCTGCACCATCGGCGACTTCTCCGCCGCCGCCACCTGTGACGGCGCCAAGGGCGTCATCACCGTCACCGACAAGGACGCCTCGGGCGTCCCCGCCGTGGTCACCGTCTTCCTCGAGAACAACGGCGCCGACGCCCGCAAGGTCGGCGAGCTCACGGTCGAGGGCAAGGGCGCCACCATCTCCTTCGCGGAGGACTGGGCCCCCAACGCCGAATACCGCGTCCACGTCGTCGCCACCAAGGGCAAGAAGGTCCTGGTCGACGAGGACATCACGCCGAACCTGACCACCCCGTCCAAGGCCTGCCAGACCGAGGACACCACCAGCCCGTCCCCCTCGTCCAGCCCCTCCGACACTCCCCCGTCGGACGACGAGTCGACCCCGGCCGACACCGGGAGCCCGACGCCGTCCGACACGGCGAGCGACAGCGCCGCGCCCGCGCCCTCCGCGAGCAACGCCCCGTCCGCCGCGGCCCAGGAGTCCAACCTGGCCGAGACCGGCGCCAACTCCAACACCGGTCTGATCGCCGGCATCGCGGCCGCCCTGGTCGTCGTGGGCGGTGGCGCGGTCTTCTTCGGCATGCGCCGCCGCGGGTCCAGCAACCGCTGA